GATTATTTTTACCCCGAGCCGCCATGCGGTTGGTGATAGCATGGCAAGCCGTCATTTCATCAATAAATTCTTGCCAATGGGTGGCAAAAGTAGCTTGGTTTGCACCACTAGCTCGGTAGGATAGGGGAACTTGATGCAAGGGCTGATTGTTTTCATCAACTAAAAACACCTCAAAATACTGAGTATTCCCAATATTTTCATCCTCTTTGTGTTCAGGTAGGTAGCGTCCCAAAAGCGTAATTTGTTTTGATTCTTTGGTGGCTTTGCGGTCATAAGCCAAGGTCGGAGTTCGAGGACAGACCAACATTCGGGGTGCAGGAATGAGAAGTCCTTGTTCCTCAATTCCTGTGACCTCAAAGGTGTAGGTTGTCAGTAATTTTTCATCGAAGTTCAACCATCCTGCTTTTGCCATTTGTTTGGTAGGGATAAAGTAACCACACAGTTTTGCAGTGGTGCCTCGTAAGGCTTGAATGCGTGGCAACCGAGCATTGGGGTCAAGGTACTGAGGGTCAGCAAATTCATCTCGTTCTAATTCGAGTTCGGGAGTTTCTGTGTTATTCATGATTTCATTAGGGTTAGAAAAATTTGCTGATTCTGATTGAGTCGTTTTATTTTTCACGGGTTCTCCCAGAAATAATTAATAAGGACTAGGGCTGTGTACGGAGTGCATTTTTCCAAGAGGAAAATTGCTAGACTAGAAGGGAAGCTCTGTTTGGGAATTTTCCTGATGTATGTCCGAAAAATTAGGAAGAGAAAAAGCTAAATTGAGAGATTTTAACTGGGTCATCATTTCTTGCTTTTTTTCTTCTTGGAGCAGTTGATGAAGCCGAGACAAGCAACCAATCATTTCAGCAAGCTGTTGAAGAGAGTCTGTATTAAATTTAAGTTCTATATACTCCTCAGAGTCAGAAATTACTAAACTTTTACAGCTTGAGTTAGAAAAAGAATTAATTACACTTGTTGAGGAAACTTCACAAATTAATTGTTGATGAATCATAACTTAAGGGTTAAAAATGCAAATCTACATCACTGTGACCAAGGTGAGAAGCATCCCACCGTTCAAACCACTCTTTTTCTTGATCTTCATTTACTTCATCGTCGCTTAACTTAACATTGCTTTCGATTAAAGGTGATGGCAAGATTGTTGTTTTTTCAATGAAAAAGGAAGATTTAACCAGAGAATCAAAGAAACTTTGGGAGGAATTTAGCATTAAATTTAAGCTCCAATAGA
The sequence above is a segment of the Planktothrix tepida PCC 9214 genome. Coding sequences within it:
- a CDS encoding DUF5895 domain-containing protein — protein: MNNTETPELELERDEFADPQYLDPNARLPRIQALRGTTAKLCGYFIPTKQMAKAGWLNFDEKLLTTYTFEVTGIEEQGLLIPAPRMLVCPRTPTLAYDRKATKESKQITLLGRYLPEHKEDENIGNTQYFEVFLVDENNQPLHQVPLSYRASGANQATFATHWQEFIDEMTACHAITNRMAARGKNNLFKCLCVFCFTTARELAGTKQKSPACKVISHEVPTLETWKQYFVGFNKENKQKVWEALQPAQPLLIPEHQANPNTRHQLPSASSVQHPDY